The Meriones unguiculatus strain TT.TT164.6M chromosome 18, Bangor_MerUng_6.1, whole genome shotgun sequence genome segment TAAAAGcacttaccaccaagcctggtgacctgagtttggtccccagattccacatgatggaagagagaaccgactcctgcaaggtgtcctctgacctccacgggtGAGCTGTGCTGTGGGCgtagacacacaaataaatgcatgTTTAAGAGGAGCTTCTCCACGTGCGTTAGGCGGACTCTGATCCCCATGCATGAGTCTTTTGAAAGGTTTGTAACAGCCCCCTCAgcagagaaagataaaaataagttCCTAAGGTCGATGGCAGGTACAAAAACTTAGCCAGCGTGCCTCTTGAAGGCTCTCGTCCTGCCAATTTTGTATTTTACTCAGGATTCTATCTTCATCCTCAGAGATCAGTACTTTGTGTGAAGCTTCTCGTCAACACTGACACTTCAGGGTGCTATGCTTGGACACTCGTGAAGCTCAGAGATCGTGAAGGCCTGGGATCTCAGTGCAGGCTGACGGGGAGCCTTCTTTACAAGGCGCTTTCCTCTTTACAGGGTAAGATCTCTGCCAGAAGCATCTTGCTAGAATGTATCCTCCGCTTAAATGGGACTTtaggggactgaagagatggctcagcagtgaagaacccttgctgctcttgcggaggacccgatttgggttcccagcacccacgcggcTGCTCCTAGTaacctgtaattctagttccatggggcttgatgccctcttctggcttcctcaggtactgcatgcacatggtgcaacATAACAGGCATCCAGGCAAAACACTGgtacatataaaagaaataatatttttcaatttaattgATATATGAAAATGTAAAAGTTGTACACGTTAGCCAGATGCCACAACACATTCTGATGCATAGGTACactgaataattttaaaagcagGTCGGACACATCTCCTAAgtttttgtcatttctttgtgGTGAAGCACGCTGAGTCGATTCACCTAGCTTTCGTGAAATGCAACACATTACCCTTAGCTCTGGCCGGTATACATCGCAGCGGAATACCACTCTGCTCCTGTCCTAACCCTAACAGTGCCACTGAGCAACCTCTCCCCATCACTCCCCATCCCTACCCTCCCCGGCCTCTTGAGACCACCATTCCTGTCTGTGCTTGTGGATTTAAGATGCAggttctcagctgctgctccagggcCGTGCCTGCCCGCTTACCTGACATGAGGCTCGAACACTCTCATTAACCCTTTGAAACTGCAGGTCCCGTATGCTCTCTTCTTCTGttagttgccttgatcatggtgtctcgaTACAACAACAGGAAAGTACCTAagacagccatctctccagcccccatgtcaGATTCTTAATGTGACGCTCAGATGTCATCCTGCTGGACTGGTACAGAGAACAGTGGCCTGGATCCTAACTCAGTTTTAGAATTATAATtgagtgtttttatttatgaatCACCATACAAAATAACAGGCTCCCCTTTGACACCCTCATACATATTAAGTTTGGTTGATCCTCtacttcctgcccctctctccccatctccctgCCATACCCTCCTGCCCCCACCATTCTCCTCCCTGACCTCCATGTCACACATCTTTTAGCCTTCTCACCTCCCTTATCTAAAACTTCTTTTCCCCTCTCGTGGGCCCCTTTCTAGTCTCATTGACCTCCACCCACACTCATCCCACATATCAAAACAAATTAGAAGCTAGGAGCTGGGTATGGACGATGAGATGTGGTGTTTATGTTACCTGGCTACCTGTTGCCAGGGTTACCTCTCTTGACCTAGTATTTTCCAGCTCCACATCTTTTCCTGGACAGTTGATTCTTCTTTACAGTTGAATAGTCATTCTCTGTTGGCAGACATCTAAGCTGGCTCAATTTCCTTGCTACCGTGAACAGAGCAGTAACAGACAAGAGTGGGCAAGTAGTGGGATATTGtggtcctttgggtatatgcccagggggGTGGTGTAGGTGGGTCGTATGGTACTTCtgcttgtttttgttgctgtttttgacAAATGTCCATACTAACTTCCATAGTGGTTTCACCAGTCTACAGTCCCGCCAATAATGAATCAGGGTTTCTGCCTCTCCATATCTTTGCATATCTTTTTTGAATGACTGAGGTTCTGCCTGTGGTAAGACAGTCACTAAGTATTTTTACTTTACACTTGCCTGAAGGTTAGATGttggataaaataaaaattacccaaaagttgttttttttttatatttaatttattcattttatatcccagatgtagcccccttccctcctctccttcccatcccaCCCTTCTCCCTGTTTCCTGTATATTTACTCCTAGCCTTTGTCTTCATTTACCAATAATTTCAGTTTGTTGGCATGTCTTTGAAACACTGTTCTCCACAGTTCTTCATACAAAGTATCTTCTAAATGTATATCACCTGCTAATCAGTGAACCTGGCTTCTTCCTCATCCTTATGAGTCTCACTGATAGTTCTTTAAGTTATTATATTCTGAAGTCCAAAGTGCTTGAGAGATATCTGACACAAATTTCAAGGGTTGactactgaaaaataaaattgaattaaaataGTCAACATTTGGAGACAGCAGGATGGCTCGCAAGATAAAATGAgattgccaccaaacctgatgactcAAGTTTAACCCCTAGGACCCATATAGTAGGACAGAAAGAGCTccccaaaattgtcctctgacttctacatgccCTCCATGtgagacacacactcacacacgcatgcGCTCGCACACACTGTTGGACCCAGGCTGCCAGGCTTGGCGTCATGCACCTTCATGTGCTGagacatctcactggcccagaaaGCCATCTCTAGGATGTCTTCCTGCAGCATTTCCGCGTCTCCGCCGGAAGCCACACTTGCAGCTCTTGTCCATAACTCATTAGTGGGAGCTAGTGGTCACGCGGTGTCCAGCCAATCGTCGTAGTGTTTTAAGAGGTTCATTCaggaagctttgtgatgtcatatgctCAGAAGGTAGAGAGACAGCCCTAACGAGTGTCACACTGGAGTGCAGCAGATGGCGCGTCTCAGCACTGTTCACAGATGCCTCCTTCCTCGTGCACTGGGAATTGTGTGGGAGAATAAAGGCTCCCTCGGGAAACCCTGGATTCTggtcagaaggaaaaaaaaaaaaacactagaggCCATCATTCCTCACCTGCCTGTGGTTCTTCATCAGCCTTTGGTTGTGGTCAGTGACCCTCATGCTACCTCCtagcattcccccccccccattagcAGCACGTTTGTGAGAGAGCAACTTGCTAAAAGCAAAAGCTGTTTGGCCTAAGCATCCTTCTTGttaccaggctgtctttgaaactggagaacagggctggagagatggctcagaggttaagagcacttgttgctcttccaggggaccaatGTTTGATtattagcacccacatggtggctcacaaccacctgtaactccagttctaggggatctgaggTCTTCTTCTGTGGATACATGGATAGGCATGgatacgtgcaggcaaaatacccatacatagaaactaaaataattcaaaacttttgttaaaaaacaaaaccacaagagCATAAAGGATCAAAAGGAAAAGTGTCCGTGTGTTCTTACTCAGAGTGAAAGACACCCCACCTACCCTCACTTTCCCAAGTCTCACAAGAGAAAACTGGAAAAACCGTTTTAGAAGACACTTACAGCTTAGCTTTTGTCACAGAGAAGCTGTCACTTATTTGCTAAGTTTTCACAATGTAAGACTTTCTCCAGTTGTTTACCTTTTTGACTGGCAGAATACAGTGAGGGAGAAAATAGACCTGGAGATGCAGCCACGCCCTGGGAGGGAGGAGCCCTCGTACCTAACCTACCTGCCCTCCAGCTGAGGGAGTGCCCTTTGTGgtccacaaacaaacaagcccagGCTGTGATCAGAGCTTGTTTGTTTCGTGATTTCTTCATAGACTGCCGGTCCCTCCTTCCATCTCCATGAGTCCATTTGCCCCTCATGGTAGCTGGGTGGAGTAGTTCAGCAGTGCCTGTTGTCTTTAGATGTGCAATAGAGGCCAGAGACTCTGGATGGCTGAGGAGATAGGTCAATCAGACCTTCTGAAGTCCTAATAAATGCTTCTATCAAATGGCTCTAATAACTTAGCTAAGAATGTAGAAAGCTATACAAGAATCATTGCTTTCATTTAAAACTCTTaaagccactgagctcatgtcagagacagcccctgttcccattaccaagGAAACCACTTAgggactgaactgccatgggctacatctgagcaggggttctagattatatccatgaatggtccttggttggagtatcagtcttagaaaaggcccctgggcccatattttttggttctgttgctcttggctctccttgtggatcttctgttccctccaggtctttctatctcttccttctttcataaggggggcagcctcaccaggtcacagaggaaaacaatgcagccagtcctgatgagacctgataggctcaggtggaaggggaggaggacctcccctatcagtggactgggggagggtcatgggaggagaaaagtgaaggggctacagctgggatacaaagagaataaattgtaataattaaaaaaaagataaaaaagaaagaaaaaaacctcttAAAGCATTAGGGGCCATGGAGActgctcagttggtaaagcatttGCCCCTGAAGTACAAGgaactgagtttgatctccagagaCCAGTAAAATGCTGAGCACACTggcgcatgcttgtaatcccagaatggGGGAGGTGCAGACAGGAGGATGGGTCCCTAGGGCTTTCTAGCTGGCTAGCCTAGCTtacttggcaagctccaggtccCAGTGAGAAATCTGTCTCAGAGAACTTTGGACAGCTTCTGAGAAACAAATAGTACCCAAGGGTGATGtctggcttccacatacatgGATACCCTTACACACAtcagtacagacacacacacacacacacacacacacacgcttggatagtgagaagagagaagagaccaGAAGGTCCTGGAAGGGGGCATCATAGATCAGGATGGGTGCCATCCCAGATTTCCATCTTCTCAGCTTTCCTTTCCTGCTGTGGGTGGATTCCTCCTCACCCTCCTGCCTGCGTGTCACATATTGTGCGGACAGTTCTGGCCTCATCAGGTGCTTCTAGTGACACCAGGCCTTTTGAGAAGTGTCTCCTGTTCCTTGACACAGCATGAACAAAGAACCAGGGATCCTTTTAAATCCACGAGAAACAAAACATTTCATTGAAGCCATTTTTCCTGGAGATATTTTCTTGAAGATACTTTTCCTGAGATGTATTGGGGACCTGAAGAACACATTCATGGAGAATGGGCCTTCTTTAGTACTGTGCTTCCTGGCTTCTTGGGTCATGTCTATTTTGTTGTCATTTGCTATCCACATCTTTCTGATTTTTGTAGGCTTAAAGCCTAGGAagtaatagaaaaaatttacatGCATGAGTGTCTTCCATAatgttgcttaaaaatttcttCATCATGTGGCAGGATGATTTTCCtttttggtccaatctatttggtgttctgtaggtttcttgtatgtttataggcatctctttctttaggttaggaaaattttcttctatgactttgttgAGCTGGGaatattcttctttttctattcctattattcttacatttggtcttttcatagtgtcccacatttcctggatgttttgtgttagaaactttttagatttagcattttctttgactgacatACCAATGTCTgttattgtatcttctacacctgagatttctcttccatctcttgtattctgttagtgatgcttgtaTCTGTAGTTACTattctctttcctaggttttccatctccaggattgcctcagtttgtgttttccttattgcttCTATTACGATACTCTATAATGCTGTCAGACAGGAGACTAgaataactgtcctctgagacgTTCTGTTCTGCCTAGCAgtggatagaaacagatgcagagactcacagccaaacattaggcagaactcggggagtcttgtggaagagttgggagaaggacagagggacccagagaggacaagaacttcacaagaagaccaacagagtcaactatcTTGGGCTTATggggactgaaccaccaaccaaagaacatgcatggattggacccagacacccccccccccaaagataCACATTTGTATCTTGGTCTATATCTGGGCAGCTTTGTCTAcatgtgggtccctagtaagtggagcaagggctgtctctaacatagaccctgttgcctgcttttggaccactttctcctagctgggctgccttgtcagtcctcagtagaagaggatgtgcttagtcctgatgtaacttgatgtgcccggggtgggttggtagggggagggagggtacccttttctaaggagaaggggagggaggaaatgggggaggggtgggaagaTGGGATCAGGAGGACTAGGGAGGGGCCGtgataaggatgtaaagtgaataaacaaataaattttcaaaaaaaaaaatcccttcatcagccaggcatggtggtacatgcctttactcccagctctgggaggcagaagaaggtgaGTGTGTGGGAGTTacgcagtgagaccctgtctcaaagaaaattcCTTCATCAAAGACTGATTTTCATAGCACTGTCCTGTGGGTATCCTGCGACACACATATACTTGTACTTAAGTAGTTCCTTGTTTGAACTGAAGGTTCTTTGATTAAGTGGAAGgactctgtggccaggcaaggccaGTCTTCTCTCTAGCACCTGCCCACTCGTAGCCACATCCTGATCCCATGTCTCACGTGGGTGCTTCCTTCCACAGGGACAGACAATCTACAGATCCATGTCACTCCGACCTCAGAGTCCTTCCCCCTCGGGAAGTTGTTACCAATTTCACCAACATGGCCTTTCTTGGAAGTCAAGTCTTCCTCAGCAGCAGACAGAATCAAGAATGTGCTGGGACAGCCTCCTGACAACACAAGCTGGCTGCAGCTATCCCAGACTCCTCTGCCCAAGGCCCACCGCAGGACCAGGGCTCGTGTGGACTTCTCTTCATCCCCTTACCAAGGAAGTGGACATAGCGCCTCCCTGGATCTTGCCAAGGACTCCACTGAGACTCTGGTTCAAACAAGGCCTGAAGGGGGAAGAGAAGCAGCAGACATGTCAGGTTTGCCTCATACCAGCATGCTTCCCCCATTGCCTACAACCCCATCAGCCACCTTGAGTGCTACTATCTCCCCATCACAGCCTCTGGTAGGGACTCCTTCCCTTTCAAAGCATCCCCTGAGGTCAGACAGCCTTCTACTTCTCCCTCCATCGTCATCATCTTCATTGGCCCCTGAGTCACCTCATTCCATCACCCCTCCTCAGCCCATGAAGCATCCCACCAAAGTGCCTTTGTTTCCCCAAATCACACCAGCTGATTCCTCTTCAGGTCAGAGCCCAGTTAATGTCCTAAACCCATTTTCTCACAAAGCAAACCTCGTTCCATCCAGAAATGCCCAGATTTTCATAAGTACCCCTCTTCTAGACTTTTCTACATCCTCAACAAAGCAGTACTCTGAGCTGTCCCCATCAGGGAGTCCCCACTCAGCAGGTTCCCCAACTCCTGGGGTTCTGAGCTCCATGGCAGAACTGGAcctcctgtctctcccttcccTAGCCCCTGGAGGCCTTCCAGGTGGAACTTCCTCATGGTCCATGTTGGAAGAGGCATGGAGTcctgcagccagccagccagcccacaCAGCAGAGGCTGTCAGAGGGCGCGGTGAGGTACCATTGCCAATTTATCTGCGCACAGCAGCAGCAAGCTATGAGGCCTGGCCTCCACATTTCCAGAGTGCAGAGTCAATGATGACCAGCAGAGAGCTAGCCCCTGTTCCTCCTACGAATAGCTCTGCCAACCGGCCGCATTTGTCAGAAGCACCAGGGAGTTCCAAAAAGCCTACCCTCTCCCCTGAAAACACCCCTTCCTTTTTGGtacctcctcctctgcctctcactaCACCCAGTCAAAGGCAAATGGTCCCTTCTGAGGCAGCTCCTGGACCACTACGGAAGGGGGCAGGTGCCCTTCCCTTTCTGCTTACCTTCCTCCAGCCCAATAAAGACCTCACCCCTCCAGACCATGTGTCAGAGGCAATCACTTCACAGGAAGACGGCCATGATGAGAACCATCCCAATGCAGCCAGGCACCGCCTTTCAAGCAAACTTCCTAATCTTCCTCCTACAAATTGGACATTTcctcagcaaaaggaggacagGGAGACAGCCATtttcaggaaaaatgaaaaggcaaacgggacagtTCCTCCGAGGGCTCGTTCAACTAATGAGGCCCCCAGTTTTGGCGCAGTGTATGGATTCACCTCTGATTTTAACACAGTTCGCACTTCATCTCCCATCATGACACTGCTAAGAGCAAACCTCTCTCCTCAAGGGTCACCCCCATCATCCATGCTTGCCACGCAAGCCCCTCGGATGGGTCCTCCTTCTCCTGGCTCTTCCAGCACCAAGCCGGAGACTCTCGCAGCTGTCACACGCCTATCGGAGTCGCCAGCCTCAGCTTCCACGCAGGTGACAGCACTTTCCTCCCCCTCCAACATCTCCGATCTCCCAACAATGGGAAGCACGAGAGAGCCAGCAGCCACAGATGTTTTCTGGAGCTCTCTTTCAGCAGACACCGCACCCCTCGCCACACAATCGACAATATCTGGCTTGCAGCGGCAGGCAAATCACGCTGTAAACACTCACACAATTAGCACCACAAGTTGGGAACCTCATCCAGCTCCAGCGACTCTTCCTAGCGCTACAACTTCGGCTGCCAACGTGATACAACCTCAGAATTTCAAAGAGATTGCCGGGCAGTTGGTGGCTGCAGACAGCTTTAACTTCCAGGATCTAGTTCTCAGTCAAAATGCCAATCAGCACCCCCAACCATCAGAAGAGGCCATAATTGAAAGCCACACAGACATCCGGCCCACAAGCAAGCGCGCCAGAGACTTTGACACAGCGATGGTTAATTATTACTCATCTACAACTCAACATCCGGTGTCACAGctgcccagccagccagcccatcCTTTTTGGCCAACCTGGCCTAGTTTATCGTCTGCAGCTAGCTTGCAGCGAATGCTTTCAGATGGAGCAGACACAGGTTCACAAATTTTCAGTGACATCTATCTATCCCTGGGGGAAAATGGCTCCCCACAATTCCCGAGTGTCCTGGAATATCACTCATCTACAGAGTCACCTTCTATATCAACTGGTGCCTTTTCCAGGACCCCCTCCAAAGTGCCGCGAACTTCTCGGCGCCCTAAGAAATGGACGGGTGCAGCCACTAACACAGGTGGTTTGTTTCCTGGTACCCAGAGAACAGGTATGACCGCTTTTCGGCCAAAGCATCTTCAAGCTCAACACAGATGCCCAGCTTTGCTTTGAAGCAGCCCAGCTTTGCTTTGAAGCAGCCTGCCTCCCCTCGTTCAGCAGTGAGGTACAGCTCCAGACAGGCAAGCCCCTGGCCTTCCCTGCctacttgatttcttttttgaaaGTATTCAAAATTTATGTCCTTGTTACCAACAACCATGGCTTTGCTCTAAGCGGCATTCTCATTATGGCTAATTGACTTAATGAACCTAAGGTTGTTTCGCCTGAGCTCTCCCCACTGCAAGCCTGGAGCGCAGAGACTTCTTACACTAGCAAGCTCATAAGTGACATTCCTTCATCATCAAGACAGTGATGTGTGCATCCCAGGCCACTGACaaactttcccttttctctctttgcagTGGAAACCTCAGTGTCATCCAAGGGAGAATTGACAGCAACAGCAGCCGCTGCCGCCACCACCATGTTGTTTCTGAGGAAATCAAGTCCAGCGCCTCTGTCTGCAGCCCTCACTGCTAAGGGcactggcagcagcagcagcagcagcagcagcagcagcagcttagCTAAGAGCAATCTGACCACTGCTCTAGCTAAAAATGTCACCAACAAGGCAGCACCAGGCCCAAAGGTGACAGCAGGGACAGTCCACACAGCCTTCTCCTTCACACCAACCTACATGCTTGCCCGGACAGCACAcagcatgagcacacacacagccatgcagGGGGCCACAGGCTCTTCTTCAGGCCTGTTGTCCACAACGCACCTCCCCAAGAAACCACAAGCCATGCACACTGGCCTCCCTAATCCCACCAGGCCAGACACACCCAGAGCATCCACGCCCCGCCCACTGACAATCACAGCTGCGCTGACATCCATTACAGCATCAGTAAAGGCCACGAGACTGCCATCTTTGCAGACAGGAAACACAGATGCTGCTTTTCCGGCTGTGTCTACTGCAATGGTCACAACTGGCAGAATGGCATCCAACTTGGACTGTCAGCTGTCCCACAGGTTCCTAGTGAAGACAGGTGAGAGGCCACCGTCTTATTGGTCTGAGGACAAAGTAGCAATTCTGATCTCAGAGATGCGTTCGAATGAGTTCTCTTAGACAGGTGCTTGTCAATCAGGAGTGCTCTTTTGCCCCTCCTCCTTCCAAGGGGCATTTGGCCATGTCTGGAGACATTGGTTAACATGCTTTGGGAAGGGGGTGTTATGTGGCACCTGTAGGCACCTGGGATTATGTTTAACATTCCACAATGCTCAGTCTACGCAACAAAGACTCTCTGCAGCTGGAGAcaactcagttggtaaagtgcttaacatgaggacctgagtcaaCCTCCTAGaacccatgtttttaaaaagctggttatgatattttataatcccagagctggaggaaagcaaaaacaggcagatccctggggctcactggccaggctAGCCCACCTGATGAGctgcagtgagagaccctgtctcaaaaacaaggtaggTAAGTACCTGAGGAATAGCCTggagttgtcttctggcctccacatacaagGACATACATAGGCACACAActgaatgcatacacacacctGCACTCAGGTGGGCATGTGTCCACATGcatgtctgtacacacacacacacacacacacacacacgacgggggaagagagaaagagacagactgaTCAGTCTGTCAGGGCTGAGAAACCTTGACTCTCATCAAGTGTCAGAGAAGGGGAAGTGCCTGGAAAAACCACAGTCACTCCAGCGGGTCAGGGAATGCCGGAACACAGTGTGTCTGTGAAGTACATCAGGGATGTCTCACATGAATAAACCATGTGACTCATTTAACACAAGATCTTGGGAAAGTTCCATACCATTCAGAAAGGTTTTCCTAACCGGCAGATACCAACCGGACAGTGAAACCGCCCGGGAGGGAGCTGGGATTTCTTCTGATGTCAAGTAAATTTCTTAGGGCAGGTAATCCTGGAGCTGTGAGCAAAGTGGGTCACTCCCTTTCTCTGCACCACTCCCTGGCTGTGGCAAGCAAGTCTAGAATGCTTAGAATGCTGCTAATAGTGCAGTCGTGTTTTCTATAAAAAGCATTAGacaaattatttgaaagagcatgCCAGTGTTGAATGCTCAGGTCCCGCCTTCCTCCTCACTCCACAAAGAATGAGAGGAAATTATATCTTGAGACGTATCTTATTCTAAAATGGGAAATTGTGAAATTAGGCGTAGCAGAAAATACAgtatctctttctgtttctcgaAATTATGCCATCTGGGTTTttaccctcctctcccctctccataCCGTCTCCCAGCCAGCCTCCATGCAGAGACACCCACTCAGCTCCTCTCTTCTTCAGTCCCCTGGCTCTAGCCTCAACTAACCAGCCACCGGTGCTCTCTGCTCTCACTCCTGAATATCCCTTCTCTCTGTCCTGCCCCCTCACTGCCACTTCCCCAGTGCACTTCCTTAGGGCCTCCTGTCCTGTCACTTACCTGAATTTCTGCAAACCTATACACATTTCTTTCTATCCTCAGACCTCTGTCTTCTTCGGTCTATTTACCAGCCTGTAGTCAAAGGAATCTTCTAGAATGCATTACTTTGCTTCCATATCCATTTTTTCCATCTCCCTTAGAACCAAGCTAAACATGTATACCGACAAGATTTGCCTCTCCCCCTCCCGTGCCTTTTCAACTCGGCACCCCTTCCTGGTTCTGGTTCCATTCCCATGAAAACCTTCCCTGGTCCCAGCCTTTTCCAGAAGCCCTGGCAGAACTCCGATGTCCTTCTAATAGTGACTGTTAAATTCTGGTTCAGATACCATTTGCATCCCCACCCGTGAGGTGGACTTGCCCCTTTTGGATTCAGGGTTGATTTGAGCTGTAGAAGCTCAAGGCCTGTCTCTCTAAGGACATTGTAAGTAGATGCTGTTACAGAAATACGATTGTGTGTTGACCCACCGGGACTCAGAAACAGAGGCTGGTCCTGGAGATCAGAGGCAGCACGGATGAGGAATGAAGGGCCACCAGCACACCAGCTCTTCGGCATTAAGATCCCACAAATGGCTTGGGCCCTCATCAGGACCAGCGGTCACTTCCACAGCCTGTCCCCTGACTCAATAAGCCTTTGCTTATTCAGCTGTGCTCTGGATTTGATGGGCGTAGAGGCTGGGGAGAGGCTGCTTGTTCGTTATGCGGCTCATCCTTGATTCTGATTACTGTGCTTCTGTTTCACCTCGCAGTTTTCTTCCTAACCCAGAGGAGAGTGCAGAGCAGCGAGTCCTTGAAGCTTGGCGTGACTAAAGGGCTCACGCAGGCATTGCGGAAAGCCTTCCACCAGAATGATGTCTCCGCTCACGTAAGCGCCCTGCTTTCTGAGCTGGCCAGCTCAgctcaccctccccacccccgactCTTGGGTCCAGAGTAGGGCTACATGTTGTCTCCTGCATAGGTGCCACACCCACACCTGGAGGAAGTGGACTCTTCCATCATTTTGGCAGATAACTAACATCTTGTAGCTGGAGAAAAGGGTCATCTCAAGATGAAAACTTGAGACTAACTACCTTGTGTTCCTTGTAACAATTGTCCCACTGTTACATCATTTGAGGAATATTTAGTATCCTCTAGAAGCCATtcgttgttattttgtttttgttttctcttttgcacAATTATAAAATAGCGATTTATATCTGGACATGTAACCGGCAGAACAAAGCCAGGTAGATAGTGCATGTTTATAACTCCAGAACACCAGTGGATGAAACAGGAGGATTGACCCAAGTTTGTGGCTAACTTGGGCTACATTTTAAGACTCCCAACCCCAAACCACCACtaccactaacaacaacaaaagcccaaatTACTCAGATCTGTACGAGGAGT includes the following:
- the Kiaa1549l gene encoding UPF0606 protein KIAA1549L homolog isoform X3, whose translation is MAPQEEKPQGPGGAGPAAREPRDRPREPGRCGALGIAARCRGVRSSGARGSEEALALRPLLLGLVLLLAALPGSCRADSGTDNLQIHVTPTSESFPLGKLLPISPTWPFLEVKSSSAADRIKNVLGQPPDNTSWLQLSQTPLPKAHRRTRARVDFSSSPYQGSGHSASLDLAKDSTETLVQTRPEGGREAADMSGLPHTSMLPPLPTTPSATLSATISPSQPLVGTPSLSKHPLRSDSLLLLPPSSSSSLAPESPHSITPPQPMKHPTKVPLFPQITPADSSSGQSPVNVLNPFSHKANLVPSRNAQIFISTPLLDFSTSSTKQYSELSPSGSPHSAGSPTPGVLSSMAELDLLSLPSLAPGGLPGGTSSWSMLEEAWSPAASQPAHTAEAVRGRGEVPLPIYLRTAAASYEAWPPHFQSAESMMTSRELAPVPPTNSSANRPHLSEAPGSSKKPTLSPENTPSFLVPPPLPLTTPSQRQMVPSEAAPGPLRKGAGALPFLLTFLQPNKDLTPPDHVSEAITSQEDGHDENHPNAARHRLSSKLPNLPPTNWTFPQQKEDRETAIFRKNEKANGTVPPRARSTNEAPSFGAVYGFTSDFNTVRTSSPIMTLLRANLSPQGSPPSSMLATQAPRMGPPSPGSSSTKPETLAAVTRLSESPASASTQVTALSSPSNISDLPTMGSTREPAATDVFWSSLSADTAPLATQSTISGLQRQANHAVNTHTISTTSWEPHPAPATLPSATTSAANVIQPQNFKEIAGQLVAADSFNFQDLVLSQNANQHPQPSEEAIIESHTDIRPTSKRARDFDTAMVNYYSSTTQHPVSQLPSQPAHPFWPTWPSLSSAASLQRMLSDGADTGSQIFSDIYLSLGENGSPQFPSVLEYHSSTESPSISTGAFSRTPSKVPRTSRRPKKWTGAATNTGGLFPGTQRTVETSVSSKGELTATAAAAATTMLFLRKSSPAPLSAALTAKGTGSSSSSSSSSSSLAKSNLTTALAKNVTNKAAPGPKVTAGTVHTAFSFTPTYMLARTAHSMSTHTAMQGATGSSSGLLSTTHLPKKPQAMHTGLPNPTRPDTPRASTPRPLTITAALTSITASVKATRLPSLQTGNTDAAFPAVSTAMVTTGRMASNLDCQLSHRFLVKTVFFLTQRRVQSSESLKLGVTKGLTQALRKAFHQNDVSAHVDILEYSHNVTVGYYATKGRLVYLPAVVMDVLGVYGVSNVTADLKQHTPNLQSVAVLASPWKPQPAGAFQLKTVLQFVSRSDNIQSCKFAQTMEQRLQRALQDAERKVLSTRSNLTVQMVSTSNASQAVTLVYAVGNQSSLLNGTVASSLLGQLSAELVGFYLTYPPLTIAEPLEYPNLDTSETTRDYWVITVLQGVDNSLVGLHNQSFARVMEQRLAQLFMMSQQQGRRFRRATTLGSYTVQMVKMQRVPGPKDPAELTYYTLYNGKPLLGTAAAKILSTIDSQRMALTLHHVVLLQADPVVKNPPNNLWIIAAVLAPIAVVTVIIIIITAVLCRKNKNDFKPDTMINLPQRAKPVQGFDYAKQHLGQQGADEEVIPVTQETVVLPIPVRDTPQERDTAQDGSTIKTAKSTETRKSRSPSENGSVISNESGKPSSGRRSPQNGMTQQKVTKEETRKRNVTASDEEEGAGLFDSAGKAAADAFDTSSGSVQLIAIKPSALPVVHPASDRGPESSAALNGEVNKALKQKSDIEHYRNKLRLKAKRKGYYDFPPVETSKGLTERKKMYEKAPKEMEHVLDPDPELCAPFAESKNRQQMKSSVYRSRQSLNSPSPGETEMDLLVTRERPRRGIRNSGYDLERWPRSWECVLLLQRMGAGSRHPHW